DNA from Solanum stenotomum isolate F172 chromosome 3, ASM1918654v1, whole genome shotgun sequence:
GTATTGTCCTCCAAGTTTTGTAAGCTTTGGTTGTTTTTAAAGGCTCGAGGTTTGGACTAGTCAATATTGTTGGCTTTCCCGTTAAATATTAATGCTTCATCACAAGTTCTTCCATTGTTAGGAACAATCCCGACAAATGTTAATTGGAAAAAGGCATTTTCTTGAATCGTTTCGTTACTCCTTCCGTTCATTTTAATTGTCACTGTTTAGTTTGTGAtattcattaagaaaataattattaatatacgtaatttacttatttatttctattaaatgatgtttagtattagatcttgaaaaaaatgaaaactaagTATTTAATgcttagaataaaatatataacaaaaatgatctttttttgatatgtcaaaagtgataagtaaaattgaatatttattttaagaataagtgacaagtaaaagtgaaccaAGGAAGTgtgttttcttgaaaacttaGTGATATAAAACtgactatttttatttgttaatggtataatcataaataattacttGAATTGCGGAACTAGACTtctctatttcatattaaatGAATTTGTGAAGTaatacacacatattaagaaaaatattcaacgacataatttaaatgatatttttcactattatcctttgtgaaatcataaatataacttaCTCCGTAAGTAgtgtaatttatcttttttacaaaatataaaactttattAAAGGAAAGGGCAAATATggacaaaaaatcaaaatatttatctaaaattttgaacaatttactTATTatgaacaataaaaaaaatctcaaaaaatcacTTAATATGAAATATAGGAagtacttattttgaaatatttttattataaattaaaatgaaatggatGGAATACTTTATAAAATTACATGAATTTAAAAGTAGTAGTATATGAAATTAGAGGAGGCACTATAATAGTCAAAGTAGGGACAGAAAAGCATCACAACTACCCTAGATTTCTGGCACTTATGTACAACTTCTAATTTTGTTACTGGTTTTAACTAGTCAATCCTTTTGTGTAAATAATTTATGTGACTTCTAGATAGTTCAAAAATTAcatgtcaaatttttaaaaatacaattctTTCATTCGACcatatatatttgaaacttCAGACACTAGCAATTAGCAAATCAAATTTCTAACacgtatatatatactttaaacACAATTTTTTGCACTTCAATCTAAAATAGCTAaacttaaaagaaagaaaaaaggtaAACTTACGAGAAATAtgttatattaagaaaatatttatcatttatagcaataatatttttttttccacttggacgattataatatatttataatacatattacagaGAACAATTtacaaaacacatataatacaaattttattgatggataatatatttatcacacattttaatacacttcTAATACATTGTGTCAATTTATTTCCAAACAAGtgtaatatattttgaaacaCCTATATTGCACgcataattcaattttaatatatagtGCAAGTTTTATCATAATATTGCTATATATTAGTactataaatgataataaataaataaaatatcattaaaatcagtaattatttattaaaaagtatTCATccaagtaattattttttttaaaaaagggcaTAAACTTAGATCATGGATGAAATGGCATCCCAAACTTGGCTATCTATGTAGCTTGGcccatatatttttgttgactTATGCCCATCCCTACTTATTGAGTCCAAAAATTCAAGACTAGCCCATTTGTCCTTTTGGGCTGTATTCTATTTTGGGCCCCTGTCATCCCGGGTTGAACCCGGACGCAGTTATCCTGCCCGTTTCGTCTGTAACACCTCCTTCTTGAAGGTGCCGGAGCAGAAATAGAGAACCACAAGCAGAACCAAATAGTTGAAGATGTCTATGGTTCTGAATTATTCTGCTGCTGGTGTTGCTACATCACCTTCTTGTGCCACAGTTAGTTAATTTCATTGTCGCTTGTCCATTGTACTGCTATTGTTAGCTCTTGTTAATTCCAATGACTGAAATCTATTTTTCCGTACACAGGGGAAATGGAAACCTGCTGTGCTTGGGAAACAGTTACCTTCTGGAACATCACCGTTTTCAGTATCAGCTAAGCCTTATGGAAAGTTTCGGGTCAATGCGTTTTTCTTCAATCCCATACAGGAACCCATTCTCAAAGAAGCTCTCAAGGTAATTTCCTTAAACCTGTAAATCTAGAAAGTTAGGTGTGGTTGTTTCAATTCAATATCTCACGATACTGCTGTGTACTTTAATTTTTGTCTGCCTTATCATGAAATTCCAGTTCCGCCCAGGAGCACGAAATGGTGCTGTGTgtattaacaacaaaaaaagagaggattttttttttgcaattatGTAGAGAAGTTTTAGTTAAATCACTTTCATCATTTCATACAAGTACTACCATATATGCTTCTTATAAAATTATCCTTCAAGCTAGTTACTCCCACCGTTTCAATTTCTGTTTGTATGGTTTTAActtaacacaaaatttaagaaagtaaaaaagactttttgaattttgtgatcttaaactaaaCATACgaagaatgtaccaaaatgttttttaatcttatggtgttaaacatgtcatgtgaaatTTAGAATTAAGGAGTTGTCAAAAGAAGAAATAAGCAAAGTTGCGAAGGAAAGTAGGACAAACAGAttaaaatggagggagtattgtTTGAACCTTTCCAGACAATTAATATCTACTGGTGAGTGGTGCCCATTAGTTGTGTATAGCTCAATATTTTGGGTGCCAGGGATGGGGTGGAGGAAGGGTGTTCCTACTGTTAATATCTTCTGTAATCAAAATATGGAAGCTCATCCGGGCCAGCTAGCATTATGTAATTCTTAATGGAACGTAGCAGAATGAACCATCGAAACCTCCTCTTGGGTATCAAAATTCTTCATAGTGAACTGTTTAACTAATGTTCATTTCTACTCGAAACTTCAGAGTATCATGGTTGCTTTACCTTTGTTACATAGTTCTCCAGTATAGCAGTATTTGACATGGTGTAGTGTGTGGTTGCTTCCAAGATGAGGTATATGCTGATGAGCTAGTGTATTGCTTAGTTCCTTTGAACAACAAAGAAACCTAAGGCTTGGTGTGCTTGGTTACTGGATTGAAGTCCTTGCTAGTGAAGTGCTTGGTTGCTGCACTAAAATGATTGGTCGTACTACTAGTCTTTCAATTGTTAATCAGCTGCcagacttagagaatgaaggtGAATAGGTGATGCACCTGACTAAGATTAGAGTTGGTGTCAAAGGAGTGTGTAAGAACTCCTATTTAGTTTACTATACATCAGCTCCGGCACATAGAAGATGATGAATGtcccatttttttctttaagaagCTATAGATTTTGGCAATGAGCCTTGTGCAGTTGAGGCTGTGGTTAGTTAACTTTATGATGGAAATTAAACCTAATTCATTTAGTTAAAGGGAAGCTACTGCATTAAGCTCCCGCTATGGGCTGGCTCCAAAAAAGGACCGACCACATTAGTTTTATTGTACGCACTCTTACATTGATTTCTGCAACAAACTGTTTACATGGCTTGAACCAATTATCCCATTTACTTGTAGGTAAGagttattcaattttattttggaGATTCCCTTTGGAAAAGGTGAAAGAGTTACTCATATGCTTTTGGGCATGGAACATTGAAGTGTAGCATGTAATTATTGCCAATTTGTTTCCATAGTCCTGATATAAACTAGAAACTTGTGCTTAAGAACACAATGCAGAGTGCATACACCAAAAACCATGAAAGAAATTGTTGAAATCTCTAGCCCTGCTTGGAATGTTAGAAACTGTATAATGAGAATCCTGATGGACATATCGCTTCATtaaagaaactctaaatcataataGACAGAGGTTAAATTAATTCTTAAATGTTGATTTCAGACTTAATTTTTTCTCTAAAGCTCAACTTTGATCAGAAAATTTTTGAGACATTTGATTAGTAATTTTGTTTAAGTATTTCTTCTGCTACTAAAGCCCTTTTTAGTGTGAGATGACACAGTGCTTATTGAGTTGATATTGTGCCCATTTCATATAGTTCTCTTCTTAGCAACCCCTACAAAATCTGGCAGGTGCATCTGCTGAGAAGTTGAGATAATGATAACGTGCTGACTTTCATTACAGATTTATTGAAAAATTCTAGAAGCCCTCTCCCACAAATGACATTTTTGAGAGTTATGCCCATGTAACTTTACTGAACAGTTCCACACTACCTTGTAACTAAATCGTCTGATGTCACTCTAGTAAAGTTCATGCCTGTGGCGTCACGTTAAGTTTTTGCGTTCTTCTCATAGTTAGAAGGCTCAGTATCATACTATTTCGGTAGCTAATGACATCTGTGCTTATTGATATAAGTAAATTTTGCATCATATGATATCACCGCAAATAATGTGAATGccattttacatttttatgcaACACttccaaattaaataaaaagaccAGTTGCATGATCTCGCTGATGGTTGGTAGTTTGTTTGTCATTCAGGGAGGAAAGAAGAGAATTTAGTTTGAATTGACCAAGTATAAGCGAAGGGAGAAGgaaaaaatgtaccaaaataaaAGCGTACAAgcaaaattaaaaaggaaagattTTTTCTGTATTACTTGGTCATTTAAACATGGTAGCAAACAACCACATCTCCCTGGACTGttcaagaaataaaaattcTCCGTCTTAAAATTTTTCTTTCGAACAAATTTGAATCTAGTGTATCTCTATTCtgataattaaaattcaatagGACTATGTAGTGGAAGAATAGCTAGAGTATGGTGAAGAAAGTTGAGTCAACTTTGTAAAAATCGTCTCTTTGGAGGCTTAGATTGTTTCTCTGCGATCATTGTGGGACTAAACAGCTTGTTCCCTAGTTGAATTTACTGTCATTTTCCAACATCAAAGTTAGTTGCACAAATCCATGTATGAACTCTTTCACGGAAGGATGCTAGGAAAGCTGGACAATATGATGttacgaaaaataaaaaataaaaagaagattaTGCATTAAGATGTGATGCTTTAAATTCATGTCTGTTTAGACGTCACGGATGATGATCAGGTctctaattactttgaaaaatccCCTGTGAAGACACTTCTGTCGAGCTCTCTCGTGATGTGATTTTTCCCCCAAATATGCAGGAACCTGTTGCCTTCGCGGGAGGGATGTTTGCTGGGCTTCTAAGACTTGATTTGAATGAAGATCCTCTGAAGGAATGGGTTTCTAGAACAGTTGAGGCCTCAGGAGTTACAGCTGAAGAAATTGAGGCCAGTGATGACCAAGCAGAGGACACCCCACAACAGATAGAAATTGAATGACTTTTCTAATCTGTCTTTCTGTGTTGCAACTGCTcttgtaaaaatacaataattgtgGTATAACGTATAACTTGTATGATGGGGAAAAACCCTATAATGTGTACTCTTAAGGAAATCGAAAAATCTACATGAAACATGAGCATACACTTATATTATTCTGCTGTTACTTTTCGCAAGCACTGATTTCTGGAGCTAAAAAGGTAGATGTCTCTTTCATTCAGCTTTCTTCCCTGTAGAAGATGAGGCAAAAAAACACTGCAAACGCCCATTTTTCTATTAGCACATGTTGCGATATCTTCTAATTGTAGGCTTATAATATAGCTACATGTGAAGATTCTTATTCCTCTACTTACTCTACTTAATCATATCTTATCTCATTTACCGAGCTTCCACCTTTTTGCATGTATGTTGACTCGAACCCCCATAATCTACAGGTTTGAAAATGAAGGTTGCTTACCATTAACTCCCACTTGTCTTACTACTCTACCACTTCTGCTCCTTGAACTacattttctattgattctGTCATCCATTGTCCTTAGTGTCCTTATCATCAACATTTTGGTTGAGTATTTTGTACGTATTGGGTAAATTTGACGGGTAATTAGTAGATACGAATTCAGAATGTAAATTTGACTGGTTCAATCTCTAAGATTTTTACCATTATCATCACTGAATTCTGAAATTATGaatttagattaattaatttttttttgttgaagtttaGCAAGTTTTCACATACTGAATCTTTGTTCCGTGTTGAAAAACCCGGAATATTCGGGTGCATAGACTGCATCGCATCTGGGTGGTAATTTTTTGGAGGCAAGCataaatgtcatttttatatCCTGAAACAGAGCAGAATGAGACTGACTAAACGCTCGTGATCTTAATTTCCTAAAGAATCTATAAAATTTGTAATGAATGTTCTGTCATTCTAAAGTTCacggaaaaaaagaaaaaaaagataaataatgaaAGTTGAGGACATACTCCTTGTTTATCATCGTATATttatttagtgtttttttttaaagttaagttttgaataaatgaatgtgaataaatttatttgattaactaattggatcaataaatatgaattatttacttaatttttttatattgatcaaatatatatttttaagtttaaTAACTTTCAAACGGTAAAGTAAGAATAATAATGTCatttatacattaattttatctaatgatatatactaaaaaaaaattacagtattattttttagtaaaatcgACGTGATCTCGATTCTTGCGCTATTACTTGTCTAGTGAATTGTGGACTTGTGCTATTATAATTGAATTACATCAGACAACTTGTCCGACAAACCCAAATTCGGGTGTCTTTCTCTCAT
Protein-coding regions in this window:
- the LOC125859642 gene encoding UPF0426 protein At1g28150, chloroplastic, producing MSMVLNYSAAGVATSPSCATGKWKPAVLGKQLPSGTSPFSVSAKPYGKFRVNAFFFNPIQEPILKEALKEPVAFAGGMFAGLLRLDLNEDPLKEWVSRTVEASGVTAEEIEASDDQAEDTPQQIEIE